In the genome of Enterococcus hirae ATCC 9790, one region contains:
- a CDS encoding phage holin — translation MIKWTVLIVLPALSALVATLGKAYGWNETDMTVLTINAVATFLGVITGVSAYNLKK, via the coding sequence ATTATTAAATGGACAGTGCTTATAGTACTGCCAGCTTTATCTGCATTAGTAGCCACATTAGGCAAAGCATATGGATGGAATGAAACTGATATGACAGTTCTGACTATCAATGCAGTAGCGACGTTTTTAGGTGTTATCACTGGTGTGTCTGCATATAACTTAAAAAAATAG
- a CDS encoding peptidoglycan recognition protein family protein has product MKKKITITAMSLLMALFLLPINGFAYTINNEFNLGPNEGSSQVANNQYILLHETANETATGRNEAQYMQRSWISAYTAYIVGDGGIVYQVGQPGYVQYGAGSYANANSPVQIELQHTHDKATFEKNYKAYVELARDSAMKYGIPLTLDTPYNQPGIKSHLWVTQNIWGDHTDPYGYLSEMGVSKEKLAYDLAHGFTDDNPTTSEDKPVIDPTRAGAANPTLTDGTNYAHIDQFGEIENANLHVAGWHIANYKYEYIFIMDYNTGKELARVKADGIYRPDVNQAYNTSGNVGYHVSFNMRNFPNKKVYVMMRATNDPEGNTKGGAQDFHDKRWYLNIPQR; this is encoded by the coding sequence ATGAAAAAGAAAATTACTATTACTGCGATGAGCCTATTAATGGCTCTTTTTTTATTGCCAATTAATGGGTTTGCCTATACGATTAACAATGAATTTAATTTGGGCCCAAACGAAGGTAGCTCTCAAGTAGCAAATAATCAGTACATTTTACTGCATGAAACGGCTAATGAAACAGCAACAGGACGCAATGAAGCGCAGTATATGCAACGTTCATGGATTAGTGCTTACACTGCTTACATTGTGGGGGACGGCGGAATTGTTTATCAAGTCGGTCAACCTGGTTATGTACAGTACGGTGCTGGTTCGTATGCTAATGCTAACAGTCCTGTGCAGATTGAGTTACAGCACACACATGATAAAGCAACTTTTGAAAAAAACTATAAAGCATACGTTGAATTGGCTAGAGATTCAGCAATGAAATATGGTATTCCATTAACATTGGACACGCCTTATAACCAACCAGGAATCAAATCGCATTTATGGGTAACACAAAATATTTGGGGGGATCATACAGATCCTTACGGTTATCTTTCTGAAATGGGCGTAAGTAAAGAAAAATTAGCATATGATTTAGCTCATGGTTTTACGGATGATAATCCAACTACTTCGGAGGATAAACCAGTCATTGATCCAACTAGAGCAGGCGCAGCAAATCCTACACTGACAGATGGAACAAATTACGCCCACATTGATCAGTTTGGAGAAATCGAAAACGCAAACTTGCATGTAGCTGGATGGCACATTGCTAACTATAAATACGAGTATATCTTCATTATGGATTACAATACTGGGAAAGAATTAGCTCGAGTAAAAGCTGATGGAATATATAGACCAGATGTAAATCAAGCTTATAATACTTCTGGAAATGTTGGTTATCATGTATCTTTCAATATGCGTAACTTCCCTAATAAAAAAGTTTACGTAATGATGCGTGCGACAAACGATCCAGAAGGAAATACTAAGGGTGGAGCACAAGATTTTCATGACAAGCGTTGGTATTTAAATATTCCACAACGATAA